A stretch of the Lolium perenne isolate Kyuss_39 chromosome 3, Kyuss_2.0, whole genome shotgun sequence genome encodes the following:
- the LOC127340943 gene encoding uncharacterized protein, protein MAKRRMKKLHAKDALEFFNQVMVEQPLLPFLIPLGLFAWFLERWVVPFSNWVPLVAAVWATIQYGRFKRNMAIEDLNKRWKHLILNTTPTTPIEPCEWLNKLLIEVWPNYMEPKLSRKFQSTVERRLKSRRPKLIDKIELQEFSLGSCPPTLGEQGMRWMTSGEQQVMTLGFDWDSKEMSVMFMAKLAKPLMGTARVVINSIHIKGDLLLSPILDGEAVLYSFESTPEVRIGVAFGSGGSQAGPGTELPGVSTWLVKLLTETIAKTMVEPRRLCFSLPPVDLKKQAVGGVLSVTVVSASNLGKKGTANELGNRQNSSGSTTSGTADNKVVHAFVEVEVGNLMRKTGKSEGPNPTWNSTFNMVLHGETGVVKFLLYELDSGGVNFNYLTSCEIKVKYVLDGSTIFWAIGHNSGVVARHAENCGKEVGMVVPFEDNTGELTVSLVLNEWQFADGSVTVSKSLSNGFQSSLDGSPKLQPRTGSTLRVKVVEGRALAVNSKSGKCDPYVKLQYGKALYRTKTLSRTAQPVWNDKFEFDEIAGGEYLKIKCYNLDTFSDDSIGSARVNLEGLLDGASRDVWVPLEKVDSGEIRLEIERIQNDQNDNLKRSSSKVEAGWIELVIIEARDLVAADLRGTSDPYVRVHYGNNKKRTKVIYKTLSPQWNQTFEFAQTGEPLILHVKDHNAVLPTASIGNCTVEYSMLSPNEPADKWIPLQGVRSGEIHVKIVRRVADSGKKTSLETDVSALGKGHNISAQMRDSLKKCAGLVDEGGDTEAMSLALTEVEGVQDEQEVYIQQLEREKAALLRKISELGSEIVRSSSGPARMPY, encoded by the exons ATGGCGaagaggaggatgaagaagcTGCACGCCAAGGACGCGCTGGAGTTCTTCAACCAGGTCATGGTGGAGCAGCCCTTGCTCCCCTTCCTGATCCCACTTGGCCTCTTCGCGTGGTTTCTCGAGCGCTGGGTCGTGCCCTTCTCCAACTGGGTTCCCCTCGTGGCCGCCGTTTGGGCGACCATTCAG TATGGGAGGTTTAAAAGAAATATGGCCATTGAAGATTTGAACAAAAGATGGAAGCACCTTATACTGAACACAACG CCTACCACACCAATAGAACCTTGCGAGTGGCTAAACAAGCTTTTGATAGAGGTTTGGCCCAATTACATGGAACCGAAACTATCAAGGAAGTTTCAATCTACTGTTGAG AGACGTTTAAAGAGTCGAAGACCAAAACTAATA GATAAAATAGAATTACAGGAATTCTCACTGGGCTCGTGTCCACCTACCTTGGGAGAACAGGGCATGCGCTGGATGACTTCAGGTGAACAG CAAGTCATGACCTTGGGCTTTGACTGGGACAGCAAGGAGATGAGTGTAATGTTTATGGCGAAATTAGCAAAGCCACTAATGGGCACTGCTCGCGTTGTTATAAACAGCATCCACATCAAGGGAGAT CTCCTACTAAGTCCCATTCTTGATGGTGAAGCTGTTCTCTATTCTTTTGAATCTACTCCAGAAGTCAGGATAGGAGTAGCATTTGGAAGTGGTGGAAGCCAAGCTGGTCCTGGTACGGAGTTACCGGGTGTCTCAACATGGCTG GTAAAGCTTTTGACTGAAACCATAGCGAAGACAATGGTTGAGCCACGACGTCTCTGTTTTTCTTTGCCACCAGTAGATCTAAAGAAACAGGCAGTTGGTGGTGTTCTTTCCGTTACTGTTGTATCAGCTAGTAATCTTGGCAAAAAAGGCACAGCCAATGAGTTAGGGAACCGACAAAACTCAAGTGGAAGCACTACATCTGGGACTGCTGATAACAAGGTAGTACATGCATTTGTTGAGGTAGAAGTTGGCAATTTGATGAGAAAAACTGGTAAATCTGAGGGTCCAAATCCTACATGGAATAGCACATTTAACATGGTACTGCATGGAGAGACAGGAGTTGTCAAGTTTCTTCTGTATGAACTGGATTCTGGTGGTGTTAACTTCAATTACCTTACAAGCTGCGAGATAAAG GTCAAGTATGTACTAGATGGTTCGACAATATTTTGGGCTATAGGGCATAATTCTGGTGTGGTTGCAAGGCATGCTGAGAACTGTGGGAAAGAAGTTGGAATGGTTGTTCCATTTGAGGATAATACAGGCGAG TTAACTGTCAGCCTTGTGCTAAATGAATGGCAATTCGCTGATGGGTCTGTTACAGTAAGCAAGTCTCTGAGCAATGGATTTCAGAGTTCTCTTGATGGATCGCCAAAGCTTCAACCTAGGACAGGAAGCACGCTCAGAGTGAAAGTAGTGGAGGGTAGGGCCCTAGCAGTAAACAGTAAATCTGGGAAATGTGATCCTTATGTGAAGCTCCAGTATGGAAAG GCTCTGTACAGAACAAAGACGCTCTCTCGTACAGCCCAACCAGTTTGGAATGACAAGTTTGAGTTTGATGAGATTGCTGGTGGTGAATATCTGAAGATCAAATGCTATAATTTAGATACATTTAGTGATGACAGCATTGGTAGCGCAAGAGTAAATCTGGAGGGACTTCTAGATGGTGCTAGCCGAGATGTTTGGGTACCACTTGAAAAAGTAGATTCAGGAGAGATAAGGCTCGAAATAGAGCGAATACAAAATGATCAGAATGACAATCTGAAg AGATCAAGCAGTAAAGTTGAAGCTGGGTGGATTGAGCTAGTAATAATTGAAGCCAGGGATCTTGTTGCTGCTGATCTGAGAGGAACTAGTGATCCTTATGTCAGGGTGCATTATGGGAATAACAAGAAGCGGACCAAG GTCATCTACAAGACACTGTCTCCGCAGTGGAACCAGACATTCGAGTTTGCGCAGACCGGAGAACCCCTGATCCTGCACGTCAAGGACCATAATGCGGTCCTTCCGACCGCCAGCATAGGCAACTGCACGGTCGAATACAGCATGCTCTCTCCGAACGAACCTGCCGATAAGTGGATACCACTGCAAGGAGTGCGGAGCGGAGAGATCCATGTGAAGATTGTGCGGAGAGTTGCGGACTCAGGGAAGAAAACCAGCCTAGAGACAGATGTGTCGGCCCTTGGCAAAGGACACAATATATCAGCACAG ATGCGGGACAGCTTGAAGAAATGTGCGGGCCTGGTTGACGAAGGCGGCGACACGGAGGCGATGTCGTTGGCCTTGACGGAGGTGGAGGGCGTCCAGGACGAGCAGGAAGTGTACATCCAGCAGCTGGAGCGGGAGAAGGCCGCGCTCCTGCGGAAGATAAGCGAGCTTGGTTCAGAAATCGTCAGGTCATCCTCCGGGCCTGCAAGGATGCCCTACTAG
- the LOC139837818 gene encoding protein neprosin-like, translating into MDVYGYNLEPQQQSLAAIWIYIVGEREKSSITGFSVGWHGNGSPPNGCYNMECAGYIRTNSIIAPGDVIKPVSSFKGEKQYITIRALKDKTSGNWQIHYGFNGPPQLIGYFPPSLFRDMEKKQLIISFGGYASHTTKQASPVMGSGFFPVRNAASFTDLKFIDAEGHAHDIDKDIPIHQSSARCYRVTNIISNVFFYGGPGHCDI; encoded by the exons ATGGATGTTTATGGATATAACTTAGAACCTCAACAACAAAGCTTGGCTGCAATTTGGATCTATATTGTTGGAGAAAGAGAAAAATCATCTATTACTGGATTTTCAGTTGGATGGCAt GGTAATGGATCGCCTCCAAATGGTTGCTACAACATGGAGTGTGCTGGTTATATACGGACAAATTCTATTATAGCTCCTGGGGATGTGATTAAGCCAGTTTCTAGCTTCAAGGGTGAAAAGCAATACATAACAATACGCGCGCTAAAG GACAAGACATCTGGTAACTGGCAGATCCACTATGGATTTAATGGTCCCCCGCAATTAATTGGTTACTTTCCACCATCCTTATTCCGCGACATGGAAAAGAAACAGTTGATAATTTCATTTGGGGGATATGCAAGTCACACAACTAAACAAGCAAGTCCTGTAATGGGAAGTGGATTCTTTCCTGTGAGAAATGCCGCCTCCTTCACCGATTTGAAGTTTATTGATGCAGAAGGCCATGCCCATGATATTGACAAAGATATACCGATTCATCAGTCTTCTGCTAGATGTTATCGTGTTACTAATATCATTTCTAATGTGTTCTTCTACGGCGGACCTGGTCATTGTGATATTTGA